Proteins encoded together in one Neobacillus sp. FSL H8-0543 window:
- a CDS encoding DUF1516 family protein — protein MTHLHLTAIVLTIIFFLITFFMQKSGKNTKVIHMILRVMYIILLVSGGIIFFSVFNITFLYILKAVLGILMIAFFEMILVRGGDGRATGIHWILIALTCIFVTYIGLILPMGFYIR, from the coding sequence TTGACACACTTACATTTAACAGCAATAGTACTAACGATTATTTTTTTCTTGATCACCTTTTTCATGCAAAAGTCAGGAAAAAACACAAAAGTTATTCACATGATTCTTCGGGTAATGTATATTATACTTCTCGTAAGCGGCGGTATTATATTCTTTAGTGTATTCAATATTACCTTCCTATACATTTTAAAAGCGGTGTTAGGTATTCTGATGATTGCTTTCTTTGAGATGATTCTAGTAAGAGGCGGAGATGGAAGGGCTACTGGGATTCACTGGATATTAATCGCTTTAACCTGTATTTTCGTCACATACATTGGACTAATTTTACCAATGGGATTCTATATTAGATAA
- a CDS encoding disulfide oxidoreductase has protein sequence MNKALLLAWVAALIATIGSLYFSEVLHYIACTLCWYQRIFMYPLAIILGIAFYQNDKGITKYALPLSITGLIISGYHTVLQKIPYLQQFEMCTSGVPCSKDYINWLGFITIPMLAFIAFTIITISLFFIAYSHKKEETIRG, from the coding sequence ATGAATAAAGCCCTCCTTCTTGCTTGGGTAGCTGCACTCATAGCAACCATAGGAAGTTTATACTTTAGTGAGGTTCTTCATTACATTGCCTGTACCTTGTGCTGGTATCAGCGAATTTTTATGTATCCATTAGCAATCATACTCGGTATTGCTTTTTATCAAAATGATAAGGGAATAACTAAATATGCTTTGCCGTTGTCAATCACGGGATTGATCATTTCAGGCTATCATACCGTTTTACAAAAGATACCCTATTTGCAACAGTTTGAAATGTGTACATCAGGTGTACCGTGCTCGAAGGATTACATTAACTGGTTAGGTTTTATTACCATTCCGATGTTAGCGTTTATTGCATTTACAATTATTACAATCAGCTTATTTTTCATAGCATACAGTCACAAGAAAGAAGAGACTATCCGCGGATAA
- a CDS encoding DsbA family protein gives MAKSKKSSKKEANSSKFVFWVIGLIAIGIVGLIFIDRSNSNSDQVAGDIIDYNNQPFLGEETAPVSIVEFGDYKCPNCKNFADNVVPTIVKDLVDTGKAKFYYFHYPFINVDSNRTAKFAESVYHELGNDTFWEFHELIYQKQPADLQYEKIDVFTEEFLTETLAEIAGDEEVNKVVAYFNTKEADDAWKKDEEYAKQLNVTGTPTMLVNGKKFEGETMDDLNKMVEEASKEKADE, from the coding sequence ATGGCAAAAAGCAAAAAAAGTTCAAAAAAAGAAGCAAATTCATCAAAATTTGTATTTTGGGTGATTGGTTTAATAGCCATTGGTATAGTTGGGTTAATCTTTATTGATAGAAGTAATTCTAATTCTGACCAAGTGGCTGGAGATATCATTGATTATAATAATCAGCCTTTTTTAGGTGAAGAAACGGCACCTGTTTCAATTGTAGAATTTGGTGATTACAAATGTCCAAATTGCAAAAACTTTGCTGACAATGTTGTCCCGACTATTGTTAAAGATCTTGTTGATACAGGGAAAGCAAAGTTTTATTATTTCCATTATCCATTTATTAATGTTGATTCTAACCGTACAGCAAAATTTGCAGAGTCGGTCTATCATGAACTAGGAAATGATACCTTCTGGGAATTCCACGAACTTATTTATCAGAAGCAGCCAGCAGATTTACAGTATGAAAAGATTGATGTATTTACTGAAGAATTTCTCACTGAAACATTAGCAGAAATTGCTGGTGATGAAGAGGTAAATAAGGTAGTCGCATACTTCAATACGAAAGAAGCGGATGATGCTTGGAAAAAGGATGAGGAATATGCTAAACAGCTAAATGTTACTGGAACACCAACGATGCTTGTTAATGGTAAGAAGTTTGAGGGAGAAACGATGGATGATTTAAATAAAATGGTAGAAGAAGCGTCAAAGGAAAAAGCGGATGAATAA
- a CDS encoding acetyltransferase: MEKVVIVGAGGLARMIFSWLPDFSDDKWEPIGFISDRLDALDGYDYDLPILSTIQEYQPEVDHVLVMAIADPKAKIAVAKELENRGARFISLIHPTALVGKNVKMGKGCVVCPRAILTCDIQIGNFVLLNLGVTIGHDAKIGNGCTVNSHSDVTGCTELGTGVFLGSHAVIMPSVKVRDFAKIGAGSVVVKQVKADTTVFGIPAKKV, translated from the coding sequence ATGGAAAAAGTGGTCATTGTAGGGGCTGGAGGTCTGGCAAGGATGATATTTAGCTGGCTCCCTGATTTTTCAGACGACAAATGGGAGCCTATTGGTTTTATTAGTGATAGGTTAGATGCTCTTGACGGTTATGATTATGATCTCCCCATATTAAGCACGATACAAGAGTATCAGCCAGAAGTCGATCATGTTCTAGTTATGGCAATTGCAGACCCGAAGGCTAAGATTGCCGTAGCTAAAGAACTTGAGAACCGTGGTGCTAGGTTTATTAGCTTAATTCATCCAACAGCTCTAGTTGGAAAAAATGTTAAAATGGGTAAAGGGTGTGTTGTATGTCCGCGTGCCATATTGACGTGTGATATTCAAATAGGAAACTTCGTGTTGCTTAACTTAGGTGTAACAATTGGGCATGACGCAAAAATTGGTAACGGTTGTACGGTTAATTCTCATTCTGATGTAACTGGTTGTACAGAGCTAGGTACAGGGGTATTTCTAGGTAGTCACGCAGTTATTATGCCAAGCGTAAAGGTAAGGGATTTTGCTAAGATTGGGGCAGGTAGTGTTGTCGTTAAACAGGTAAAGGCAGATACCACTGTTTTTGGCATACCTGCAAAGAAAGTTTAG
- a CDS encoding acyl carrier protein produces MEDFLVELAELLEIEKSELTSDYQLDENENWDSLALISVIVMVDEHFQVSVSNEALRKCKVIGELLKLIQDKLKLVEI; encoded by the coding sequence ATGGAAGATTTTTTAGTTGAATTGGCGGAGTTATTGGAAATTGAGAAGTCGGAATTAACTAGTGACTATCAATTAGATGAGAATGAGAATTGGGACTCCTTAGCCCTTATTTCAGTCATTGTTATGGTTGATGAACATTTTCAGGTTTCGGTTTCAAATGAAGCACTTCGGAAATGCAAAGTTATTGGAGAACTGTTAAAACTCATCCAAGATAAACTCAAGTTAGTTGAAATTTAA
- a CDS encoding ATP-grasp domain-containing protein, which yields MNILICSVGRRVKLVEYFKKELQKINGKVVAIDCDPTAAALHYADIYEVVPRIDHPDYFHRIKNLCNKYKINGVLSLIDPELTLLASHKEKFEKHGIRVIVSDERVVNLCYDKYLTTEFLKENDIPSVPTYIEIDKVLRDLENSKIQFPLIVKPNNGSASIGICKVNSIKELNLFHDETQKLIVQPFITGEEFGVDCYIDILTKKTTNIFMKRKIKMRAGETDKSVSVKDSSLKHVIDKLIFALQPVGPIDIDCFKTENGYMISEINPRFGGGYLHAHEMGQNFVKNIINNLKGESNEQNKGDYEEGKTMVKYDHLIVL from the coding sequence ATGAATATACTAATTTGTAGTGTTGGACGCCGAGTGAAATTAGTAGAATACTTTAAAAAGGAACTTCAAAAAATTAATGGAAAAGTTGTGGCTATAGACTGTGACCCAACAGCAGCTGCCTTGCACTATGCCGATATATATGAGGTCGTTCCTCGTATTGACCATCCTGATTACTTCCACCGAATTAAAAACCTTTGTAATAAATATAAAATCAACGGTGTCTTGTCTCTTATAGACCCTGAATTAACATTATTAGCTAGTCATAAAGAAAAGTTTGAAAAGCATGGAATTCGCGTCATAGTTTCAGATGAAAGAGTTGTCAATTTATGTTACGACAAATATTTAACAACCGAATTTTTAAAAGAAAATGATATACCTTCAGTTCCAACCTATATTGAAATTGATAAGGTCTTAAGAGATCTAGAAAATTCCAAAATACAATTCCCTTTAATTGTAAAACCGAATAATGGTAGTGCGAGTATAGGAATCTGTAAGGTTAATTCCATTAAAGAACTAAACTTATTCCATGATGAGACTCAGAAATTAATTGTACAGCCTTTTATTACTGGTGAAGAGTTTGGTGTTGATTGTTATATAGATATATTAACTAAAAAAACTACTAATATATTCATGAAAAGAAAGATAAAGATGAGGGCTGGAGAAACTGATAAATCCGTTTCAGTAAAAGACTCATCGTTAAAACATGTTATTGATAAATTAATATTTGCTCTACAGCCAGTTGGACCAATAGATATTGATTGTTTTAAGACTGAGAATGGCTATATGATATCAGAAATTAATCCGAGATTTGGCGGGGGTTATCTACATGCACATGAAATGGGGCAAAATTTCGTTAAAAATATAATAAACAACCTTAAAGGGGAGTCTAATGAACAAAATAAAGGCGACTATGAAGAAGGAAAAACCATGGTGAAATATGATCATTTAATTGTTCTTTAA
- a CDS encoding diaminopimelate decarboxylase, whose protein sequence is MRTLTNADNKMFDYKTISKLENEFGPSFYVLNVDKLRENYKKIEVAFKSRYENFIIGYSYKTNYLPFLCKELSKLGAYSEVVSRLEYDLAIKIGEDPKRIIFNGPLKSQDDINIALENESIINIDSIYEIDFVKEYALNNQNKQIKIGIRLNFDISQNGVSQLQEGYEVSRFGICVENGNLQYSLNKLRDLKNIKVIGLHGHFSTRNRDVESFRKITQKICDIAKGNSLHSIEYIDIGGGIYGELPKSFAKRVPTFDDYAEAICHIMNTEFDSFEKKPTLILEPGIAMVANAFIFIAKVIETKTIRDKNFVLVDGSVHNIKPTMHKHNLPMRIIRQNEDVKANQLFNIVGYTCMEKDYLAHEISAELPHKNDYIIFENVGAYTIVFNPPFIKERPSIIAADQNKFFVVRKKETIRQFFNEEIYCF, encoded by the coding sequence ATGAGAACATTAACTAATGCTGATAATAAAATGTTTGACTATAAAACAATTAGTAAATTAGAGAATGAGTTTGGTCCATCATTTTATGTATTAAACGTAGATAAATTGAGAGAGAATTACAAAAAAATCGAGGTTGCATTTAAAAGTAGATACGAAAACTTTATTATCGGATATTCATATAAAACAAACTATCTTCCATTTTTATGTAAAGAGTTGTCTAAGCTAGGAGCATATTCTGAGGTAGTTTCAAGATTAGAGTACGATTTAGCAATCAAAATAGGTGAAGACCCAAAAAGAATAATATTTAATGGTCCTTTAAAAAGTCAAGATGATATAAATATTGCTCTAGAAAATGAAAGTATCATTAATATTGATTCTATTTATGAGATAGATTTTGTAAAAGAATATGCCTTAAACAATCAAAATAAACAAATAAAAATTGGGATTAGACTTAATTTTGATATTTCTCAAAATGGGGTTAGTCAGCTTCAAGAAGGTTATGAGGTAAGTAGGTTCGGTATTTGTGTAGAGAATGGGAATTTACAGTATTCCTTAAATAAGTTAAGGGATTTAAAGAATATTAAAGTAATAGGATTACATGGTCATTTTTCTACAAGGAATAGAGACGTTGAGTCATTTAGGAAAATTACTCAAAAAATATGTGACATCGCAAAGGGGAATAGTTTACATAGCATAGAATACATTGATATCGGTGGAGGTATTTATGGTGAATTACCAAAATCCTTTGCTAAAAGGGTACCAACCTTTGATGATTATGCAGAAGCTATTTGTCATATCATGAATACTGAATTCGATAGTTTTGAAAAAAAACCAACTTTAATATTAGAACCTGGGATTGCGATGGTAGCTAATGCTTTTATTTTTATAGCAAAAGTAATAGAAACCAAAACAATTAGAGATAAAAACTTTGTGCTAGTTGATGGGAGTGTTCATAATATAAAGCCAACAATGCATAAACATAATCTACCAATGAGGATAATTAGACAAAATGAGGATGTAAAGGCAAACCAACTTTTTAACATAGTTGGATATACCTGTATGGAAAAGGATTATTTAGCACATGAAATCAGTGCTGAACTGCCTCATAAAAATGATTATATAATATTTGAAAATGTTGGTGCATACACGATTGTTTTTAATCCTCCATTTATTAAAGAACGACCTAGCATTATAGCAGCAGATCAAAATAAATTTTTTGTAGTGCGTAAAAAGGAAACGATAAGACAATTTTTTAATGAGGAAATCTATTGTTTTTAA
- a CDS encoding beta-1,6-N-acetylglucosaminyltransferase, which translates to MNSTPRTAFILQIHKNPDQVNKFINQLISDGQADVFIHIDKRNYGNYIEKIVKSPNVKVLQQSIVCEWGDISQVDTTILLLKEVLASNNNYDFVCLRSGQDLLVKDGFKDFLLINKDKVFMNFRKMSEETLGFMKINWPKVTRRRYTAVHPIRVYRRILLRFYSKGINISPNKNKWPKDYSFYKGSQWFSIPFEVAKYIIEFLEKNEWYYKFFENTLVPDESFFHTLIMNSHYKTDVVHNNLMFLKWGETLSERNSPQDLTREDIKSIEETDHYFARKFDQNIDNIVVDYFANKVKFGRSSLAKRDEDLIIIN; encoded by the coding sequence ATGAATTCTACTCCGCGTACCGCTTTTATTTTACAAATCCATAAAAATCCGGATCAAGTGAATAAGTTTATAAATCAACTTATTTCTGACGGTCAAGCAGATGTATTTATTCATATTGATAAAAGAAATTATGGAAATTATATTGAAAAAATAGTAAAAAGCCCTAATGTTAAAGTTTTACAACAAAGTATCGTCTGTGAATGGGGTGACATAAGTCAGGTAGATACCACTATTCTGTTGTTGAAAGAAGTATTAGCTTCTAATAACAATTATGATTTTGTTTGTTTAAGAAGCGGTCAAGATTTGCTGGTTAAAGATGGTTTTAAGGATTTTTTATTGATTAACAAAGATAAAGTGTTTATGAATTTTAGAAAAATGAGTGAGGAAACCTTAGGGTTTATGAAGATTAATTGGCCAAAAGTAACACGGAGAAGGTATACTGCAGTTCACCCGATAAGGGTTTATAGAAGAATACTTCTCAGATTTTATAGTAAGGGAATAAATATTTCTCCTAACAAAAACAAATGGCCTAAAGATTATTCGTTCTATAAAGGTTCACAGTGGTTTTCTATACCATTTGAGGTTGCAAAGTACATTATAGAGTTTTTAGAAAAAAATGAATGGTATTATAAATTTTTCGAAAATACTTTAGTACCAGATGAAAGCTTTTTTCATACATTGATTATGAATTCACACTATAAAACGGATGTAGTTCATAATAACTTAATGTTTTTAAAATGGGGTGAAACTCTAAGTGAGCGAAATTCCCCTCAGGACTTAACAAGGGAAGATATAAAATCTATTGAGGAAACGGATCATTATTTCGCAAGGAAATTTGACCAAAACATAGATAACATTGTAGTAGATTACTTTGCAAATAAAGTAAAATTCGGAAGAAGTAGTTTAGCCAAAAGGGATGAAGATTTAATTATTATAAATTAG